One part of the Sesamum indicum cultivar Zhongzhi No. 13 linkage group LG14, S_indicum_v1.0, whole genome shotgun sequence genome encodes these proteins:
- the LOC105176958 gene encoding uncharacterized protein LOC105176958: MACQPKPALALVFILLLCGLAYARRIRDQSDLISDDVVVGASKFPPLLRLPAAEEVCEETYGFMPCTSTALGNLFLILVYGYLMFLAATYLSTGSELLLEILGPGIVGGLFLPVLGALPDAMLILVSGLSGSRETAQSQVSVGMGLLAGSTVMLLTLIWGTCIIVGKCDIENSVAVDSKDTKAFSLAGSGISTDIWTSYASIIMAISVIPFIIVQLPQILHSNSGRHLAVLIALIVSASLLIAYCLYQVFQPMVQRRRIAYAKHKHVVAGILKHLKMHAFGKLYGEDGKLNVEVLRKLFRTIDDNKDGYLSHTELRALIVGIRFSESNLDEDDAVVKLMKDLDSSRDSRVDLHEFISTVARWLEEAKGAKTSNHTGSMKFIDDFHEQTRREHDLLGDQGDEAAEGVDNPRWTSVKAVLLLLLGTVIAAVFADPLVDAVDNFSTATSIPSFFISFIVLPLATNSSEAVSAIIFASRKKLRSASLTFSELYGAVTMNNVLCLSVFLALVYVRGLVWDFSSEVLVILIVCVVMGVFASIRTTFPLWTSLLAFLLYPFSLALVYVLDYVFGWS; this comes from the exons ATGGCGTGCCAGCCGAAGCCTGCTCTAGCCCTCGTATTCATCCTGCTCCTCTGCGGCCTCGCCTATGCCCGCCGCATTCGCGACCAATCAGATCTCATCTCTGATGATGTGGTGGTCGGCGCGTCAAAGTTCCCGCCTTTGCTCCGCCTCCCCGCGGCAGAGGAGGTCTGCGAGGAGACCTATGGCTTCATGCCCTGTACCTCCACTGCACTGGGAAATCTCTTCTTGATTCTGGTATACGGTTATCTCATGTTCCTCGCCGCCACCTACCTCTCCACCGGTAGTGAGCTGTTGCTTGAGATCCTCGGCCCTGGAATTGTCGGCGGCCTGTTCCTTCCCGTGCTCGGAGCTCTTCCTGATGCTATGCTTATTCTTg TCTCCGGGCTCTCTGGAAGCAGAGAAACTGCGCAAAGTCAGGTCTCAGTTGGAATGGGACTGCTAGCTGGCTCGACCGTCATGCTTCTTACTTTAATTTGGGGTACCTGTATTATTGTGGGGAAGTGCGATATAGAGAATTCTGTAGCTGTCGACTCAAAAGACACGAAAGCCTTCAGTTTAGCTG GCTCTGGCATTAGTACTGATATCTGGACAAGCTATGCAAGCATCATCATGGCTATATCTGTGATTCCCTTCATAATTGTCCAATTACCACAAATTCTGCACTCAAATTCAGGAAGACATTTGGCTGTCTTGATTGCTCTTATTGTCTCTGCTTCACTTTTGATCGCTTATTGCCTTTACCAG GTATTTCAGCCTATGGTTCAAAGGAGGCGGATTGCTTATGCAAAGCACAAGCACGTTGTCGCAGGAATCCTGAAGCATTTGAAAATGCATGCCTTCGGTAAGCTTTATGGCGAAGATGGAAAACTGAATGTAGAAGTATTGAGGAA GCTGTTCAGGACGATTGATGATAATAAGGACGGATACCTTTCACACACAGAACTAAGAGCTCTAATCGTTGGAATCCGTTTTAGTGAGAGTAATTTGGACGAGGACGATGCAGTGGTGAAGTTGATGAAGGACTTAGATAGCAGTCGTGACTCCAGAGTTGATTTACATGAGTTCATTTCTACTGTTGCAAGATGGTTGGAAGAAGCCAAAGGTGCCAAAACGTCTAACCACACTGGCTCGATGAAGTTTATTGATGATTTTCACGAG CAAACGAGGAGAGAGCATGATCTCTTGGGGGACCAAGGTGATGAGGCTGCAGAGGGCGTTGACAATCCCAGATGGACCTCGGTTAAAGCCGTGCTCCTGTTGCTGCTGGGAACAGTCATTGCAGCGGTATTTGCCGATCCTCTGGTTGATGCCGTTGATAATTTCTCCACTGCTACTAGCATTCCTAGTTTTTTCATCTCCTTCATTGTGCTGCCATTGGCTACCAACTCGAGTGAGGCGGTGTCTGCGATTATATTTGCTAGCCGGAAGAAGTTACGGTCTGCCTCCTTGACATTCTCAGAG TTATACGGAGCAGTCACTATGAACAATGTCCTCTGCCTATCGGTCTTCTTGGCGCTCGTTTACGTGCGAGGCCTGGTCTGGGACTTCTCGTCCGAGGTCCTGGTTATCTTGATCGTGTGCGTCGTGATGGGCGTCTTTGCCAGCATCCGCACCACGTTTCCACTATGGACATCCTTGTTAGCTTTCCTGCTCTATCCATTTTCTCTAGCACTGGTATACGTTCTTGACTACGTCTTTGGCTGGTCGTAG